tagtagtagtagaagtgataacttttaatctctctctctctctctctctctctctctctctctctctctctctctctctcatgtgtgtgtgtgtgtgtgtgtgtgtgtgtgtgtgtgtgtgtgtgtgtgtgtgtgtgtatatatatatatatatatatatatatatatatatatatatatatatatatatatatatatatatatgtgtgtgtgtaggcacacacacacacacacacacacacacacacacacacacacacacacacacacacacacacactgggtgaAAGATAAAGAACACATGTGACTCGTGATGAAAGCAGTAAAACGCTTGCATCACCGGCAAAACTTTTTCTCTTCGCAAGGACTTGAAAAAAGGAACAGGATGTACCTGAGGTCCTAAAGAATTCGTAACGTCGCTCTGTATAGGTTCagttcaccacaccacaaacacatacatgaTCACACCGGCGCACACTGTCTGGGTGGAAGAATGAGGTGTGGCGTCGACAAGTGGAAAACAACATTTAATCAGACTATCTGGGAACGTTTGCAACCCTGCAGGTGTGTCGGCTGAGGTACAAGAGTGGCTGGTGCTGGCCTCTACCACCTCACTCCCTTGACTGCCGCGCCACGCTCCCAGCCCTCGTCTGGGAGGGATGCTTTGAAAGCTCCCGTTAAAAAAACTGACGATTTTATTACTGACACGATTATATTAAGTAACAAAACGCATCTTTTTGGAAAGGTTTAAATAATATAATTACGGAAGTGAAGAAACCAGCGTCTCGGACCAAACGTCTATTATGTTATTGATAAAGAACAAATTAAAGGTTATGCATGTGTTGAGtgcagtgtttgtggtggtgtgtgttgtgcagGGGTGCCAGGGAGCATCACTACCCCAAAGCCCAACAACCCTCTTTCGCCATGTCTTCCCAGCCCCGGACACGCCCGAGCCTGGAGATTTGGCGACACACCCACACTTGAAGACCAATGATTATATCGCTTTAGAAAAATATTTGAGGActataattaaagagaaagaaatgaaataccaAACAGCAAGTGCTTCAAATACAAAGATAAGCTCAAACAAACCAGAAAAGGGGCGAGCGAGAGTACCTGTGCCTGTATCCTTGGCAGACACCAAACCTTCTGACGTATCTTGCTCCCCTAAAGACCTTTCATTGTGGGAGGCAGAGGGCAAGGCTAGGAATAGGCTGCATCTCTCGCGATATTTAAAGCCTACGACATCGCAAAGTATTCCTGAGGTGCTGCCGGCGGGGCTGCCTTGTAAGGACCATAGGAGACACGTACCCAACATTGCCACGGCACCGCCCGACGTGTGTGATCTTTGTCCGGACGAGAACGGCAAGAATCCGCTGGACCCCTGCACAGTACGTAATCAGTTGTTCCTTTCTACTTATGATAGAGGTGAGTGACACAGACAACACCGGTAAATGtagtaaaggagagaataaaagttgTGCATGCAGAACTGTCACTGTTCAGCCTTGGATGGATTACATACTTAGTTCACTGAGTTCATTGTGTTGACTTTTCTTAAAATGTTTTTCTTAAATCTTCCAGGCTTTCATAAAAAGTTATTTTTCCAAGGAAATAGTGATGATTTTTTATTATCTCATGAATATTTCATCTTTGAATTGATGGCACGTAATTCCTGTTAAATTTtactagaataatgaaaatgcttTGAAGTCCCAGTAACTTCACAACGGTTATTCGTGTCCCCGTAGGAGTTTGtttgatttattctttttgtttcctattaTGCGACATAATCCTCGTCCATGTTTTAAGATGATGAAACCACCACTCAGCGTGAAGCTTTGTGTAAGCAAGAAGGCACTGTAAACTGAAGAGTGAAGTTGTTGTCAAACGTTAAGTAACGTGTTGTGTGCATCCACTGTGTTTCgcgttttctctttatcttaaaGTCATCTGATCTGCTGACAGTCTCCTTGTAAAACTAGGCAATTGATAGATTCTTAGCAAATCGGAGGACGCTCGattgagagaaaatacaaaaatatattactcGGCTTCTGACCATGATTGTATATAAGGACGAGCGGGCGTGAGAGTCGTTACCACCAGCATATGTCgcagataagagataaaaaaagtacAAATGAAATCACTCTGATAGTGAAACGCTTTATGGTAAATTCATCCGTGGTAGGGTTCGACCATGGTCAAGGAATGCCTCGCGGGTGGAGGCTTGAAAACTATCACCTGTCATGACACCTCTTGTGTCTGATTGTGTTGCCCGTCATGACAAGTCCGTGCAAGTGTTGCTTATCTAATACCTAACCTGGcttatctcctcctttatcaCAGACAAGACTTTGATATGCACCGAgaaaacactccacacacacacacacacacacacacacacacacacacacacacacacacacacacacagacgcgcgcgcacacacacacacacagacgcgcgcgcacacacacacacacacacacacacacacacacacacacacacacacacgaccagtAACAACTGTAgtgatagcagcagtagcaacaacaacgacaacaatagccagaacagcagcaacaacaacgttatcaacaacaacaacaacaacaacaacaacaacaacaacaacaacaacaacaacaacaacaacaacaacttcaacaacaacagtagaatGTCTCAACCTATACCAGAACAATCATCATTTGCAAAGTAAAGCGGCAAGGTTTCTCTCCACTTGTGTTTGGTGTTCAGTGGCCAGGAAAGCGAGGTTCAGCCCGCAACTAATCAGTCTTGAACCTCACTGATTGCTGAGTAAACAGATCATGTGGCAACTCCGAGTGAGCACACCACGGGTCGGAGGAAGACATTCCGGGAGAGTATTTTGACAAGCCATGTTTGTTTTTAGGTATACCAGCATGGATATCCTCCAGGCATCTAGAAAACGCTCCACACTTCACCAAACACTTACTCTCTGATTTcagagagtgaggggaacaaAAGACACAAACCAGAGAAAAGTGGTGGCTATCTTTGACACCTGAAAAGCGGCAAAGGACATGAAGTCAATATTGATGAAATTATGATTCTTTCTGAACTCTAATATACAGACTTGAATTAAATGACCATGAAGAGGACAACGCAGTACATCATTTGGGTCAAAAATTGATCTATATCTTGCAAATACAATGAACAACCTTTCGTCGGGCAGGAAGTTACAACACCTATACGCAATGTGCTTAGCAATATGATCGTGCTACAGATTTTGAGTACCGATACATTCATCtttcatgtgttttgtgttctctctcagTCTTGTGTCCTTTATTGATAGAGTCTTATGTTAAAGGACCTAAGATAGAGTGGAAACTAAACACAGCAAAAGGAGTGCGAGTCGTTAGTTGGCTTCTGATAGGGACTGTTTGAGCTGAAGTGTAAACGCTTGTACCATGTTGGAGACACTGTTGTACGCTAAGAAATTATAAATGTtgtcaagaatctttctccttATATAGCCAATAACATATATGACCTTGATCATCTCAGGTTTATTATCTTGAAGTTATTTCTGTGGCAACAACACAGTCTAGGCTCTAGATTGACCTAAACCATCAGGGGCCTTGGTGATCGTCGCGGCCTGACCGATAAGCCACCAACCACGCATTTCCGGGAGTGTCCTGCCAGACGGTTCCATCTCGCGTGAAAGCCTCTCACGGCCATTCTGTTGCGCCTTTAAGTAGACTTTCCAGTGTTTTTACGTCCTTTATATACTGTCCTTAATACCtgacttatttttctattcaactCTATGTAATATTTCagttcatctctccttcttatGGAGCGTTGTGATTATTCaacttctttgttctttttttttaatttgatttatatcatgtgggcttttcactggaatttatgggctaaagggattaTTTTTGGGATACCtactatctgaaagcccacccgttaggaaaccgttatcccgagtgaggaagcccaaccacactcggaccgtggacaggatacgAACCCGTGCgcctggagacccctcggaccccaaagcacgcatggttccactgtaccacggcggcggaTACTTTTGTTCTATTTATACTTCCTTGTTTCCAACCATTCTTGGCTACCTTGCAATTGTGAATATGAAATGTCTTCAATATTTACTGATCCTCACTTTCTGATGTATTGTGGCGGTCAAAGTCGGTGCGCTGGAAACTTGTGGCCTTTTCTAGGCTGTCTTGAGGTGGCCATTGCTGCACAGCTTCACTGGAACCTTTGCTCTTGCCTTTGAAATTAGGAAATCGTCTATTTAGTCTGTTGCAAATGTTTTAGTTCACAATTGACTTTCCTTaacgttcttttcttttggctTCATTTCTAGTCATTCTGTTTCTGTCCAGACTTGcgattctttatctttccttgtccATTGTTTTAATAGAAAACTGATCGTTATcaactttatcttttcctctcagcAGTCTGTACACTCCATTGCCGACCACTTTATTTATCACGTGATGTAACTGACCTCACATCGCTTAGTAGTGAGTACAGTATCTAATCATTACAACAAAACTACAGACCACTGCTGACTAGTTGCAGCACGAAAATATTCATTAATAACGTCGGTGATCCGTAGAATAAGATGCTGGAACTATTGAGAATATGGTCTCTCGATGTAATACGTGTGAATGCGCTGCGCAGTTTACCAGTTATCCTTCATTTTACAGTTTAACCCGTTCAATACCATgatacgtttccatattcattctgcttactatttggttattttatatagcttcagaaactaaattgtgggattaaaatcgtgaagattctggccattaatcttctgatctccatagacccttgctaatgtaaataaaatggtttaatcgtaaaCAGATcttaaggcaaaaatgtgtcccaatactgaaggggttgagtggAAAAAACAATATATGTACATTTATGCTTCATATCAATACTGGGAAAGGCATTTTCAGTGagctttccccttttttcatcTCAATTCTTGTCCTGTCAGAATTTCTTCAACATAAAACAAACCTTTCTAATGTAcgttcgtgtatgtgtgtgtgtatccatgcAGTGTGTGGGTATCGGCGGGACGAGCGCGGGGCAGATCTCCATCAGCTGCCCGTCCACTATCTACAGCCTGGACCAGATTCGTGACATCTTCAACAACACTAACTTCCTCGTCACCCACGTGTTCCAGTGAGTCCCACTCCGCCAACCTCGCCGCGTCTCCCGCCCTTCCTCGAGACGTTTGTAgatctgtctggctgtctgtctgtctgtctctctttctctccctctctccctctctctcactctgccatgtggtgtgtgtgtgtgtgtgtgtgtgtgtgtgtgtgtgtgtgtgtgtgtgtgtgtgtgtgtgtgtgtgtgtgtgtgtgtgtgtgtgtgtgtgtgtgtgtgtgtgtgtgtgtgtgtgtgtgtgtgtgtgttgtacctgAGTGAATATAATGTTAGTTATACCTAATTAAAAAAGCTAAATGATAACTTCTCAAGATAAAAACCAAACTGCAGACAAAAACGTGTCTTCATACAAGGACTGTTGCATTTAGGCTTCTTACatttctacgttttctttgaGACTCAGTAATACAGaacttaaaagaagaaataaggtaTGTTCAATGCGGGGCCTTTAATTTTCAAAAATGTATTTCTTGCCGACTGGCTTCTGTGctgcttccttgctttcttatctttttattattcaaatCACGAACGTAACGGACGCTTCACGGACGAGCACTTCTCTACCTACAGCCCGAGGTAGTAATAGCGGCTGGTGTTGCAGATTCACCTTGCAGGGGTCCAGGGTGGATGGCGCCCTCACGCGGGACATCTGGGGCAACCTGGACTTCAAATATGTCTCCATTAACGACAACAAGATCACGGACGTAGACAACGGCGCCTTCATCGGTTCCAAACAGACTCTCATCAGCCTTAACTTAGGTTGGGATTAGAGGTTTAGTTGAGCtacttttccccatttttttcttctctctttcgtttgaACTGCTTCCTTCACCCGTATTAAAGAAATTCGTGTGGTCGCTTGTGCTGCAATAACTTGGCCACCTGAGGACATGGGAACACTGATACCATTGCTGCTGACTTGTTCTCATTCGTGCATTCCTCAATGTCTAGTCTTTAAAACGTAATGTAAATTTACTATATTCTTACCATATTGCAAAATTCCAGGTAGCTTTTATGTGGAGCATCGGAAGCTTATAAGTAAGTAATGAATCAAGGAGAAAAACGATAGTTTGCGGTACGTCTTAGGACAAGACAGTGGGAAtgcaaagagaaataagagagtgAGAACGTCGCTCAGTGGCAGTTTCACTATGCTCGCGTGTCTTATAGTGATAGAAATAATTGACACAGTTAAGGAAGCATATTGTAGTTATGTATGTGACGTGCTGCGTTGTTGTAATAGATATTGGAGAGAGATTAGCGATTCATCGTGGCAACACCGGGGTGAACTGAATGAAGGTTTTCTTTCCTCCGCATAGCCAACAACGAGATCAAGAGTTTCATAGCGCTGTACAACGACTTACCCAACCTGTTGTACCTCAACCTGCGAGGCAACAacatctctctcatcttctccgAGGACTACAAATACCCGTCGCTGACCGAACTAGACCTCTCTGGCAACCAAATCACCTCCATTGGAACAAAATCCTTTGCTGGTGAGAACCTTTAAATGGACAAAAGATGCAGTGCCCACACCCACCCTCCCATCCATTTACTTCTGCATTACATAACAGGTGATTTTTCCTTCGCTAAATTGTTTGTGTTTCAGGGCtcaagaaactgaagaaactcGATATGTCGAGCAACGATCTGACCAGTATTGGGGACGAGCGGTTCATCTTCATTGATCACAATTACTCCGATGTTCTGACCATCGATCTCTCACATAACAAAATTTCAGTTATTAGGTAaggtttcttttccttgttcataAACTTTCTCTTGGCTAGTTGACGAAGGAACGATAATGAAGGgataatgtaaaagaaaataaatgaatgaatgagtgaagtatggaaggcaagaataaaggaaagtataTAATCTATTAAGTTTTAGTGTAGATAAACAAAGACGGGGAGGAGGCACGAAGTTTTCCATGTCCATACACTTCACATTTTGCAGTGACAAAGCATTCCTGGGTGTCCGTAACGTGGTGATCGACTTCAGGTTCAACCAGCTAAACACACTCAAGGAAGATATCTTCTATCCCATTATCCGTGACAGCCTATACTACGCCTACTTCTCCTTCAGTGGTGAGTGTGATATACTATCTTTCCCACCCCTATTAATTTTATCACCGTCACtttttgtaatgtgtgtgtgtgtgtgtgtgtgtgtgtgtgtgtgtgtgtgtgtgtgtgtgtgtgtgtgtgtgtggttggagtTCCTCGATCTACctcaaatatttttccttttcagacAACCCCATGGTGTGTGACTGCCGCATGCTGTGGGTGCTGCAGGATTGCAAGGCCCTTGCTTGTTTTGACAACTTTTTGTGTACCAATAACAACAAGCATCTGTACTCCCTCTCCGTTGCTGACCTCGGCAACTGTTCCCTATCCAGTGGAATGGATAATCCTTAACTAGTCATCTCACACTCCTCAACACGGCCTCGCCTGCATGTCCATGGGAGTGGCAGAGCTTGCTTGACCATTGGCCGTGCTTTGTTGAGCATGTTGTTAATATTCTGGTCCACTTTCTGCATCAGTGTGCCTCTTCCGTCCTCCAAACTGCAAAATTTATTGGCACGTATTCTTAAGCGATTGATTTTCTcattagggttttttttttttttttttaaggcccCATGGTTAATCTAGAGCTTTTGGAAATAGTAGTTATGAAGCACTGAAATGCATAGGGATACAGATTATGGTGTTGTGATCCCGGAAGAATATCAGAGACGACGAGACGAACTCAAACTTTGAGCCTCAGCTCAGGTATGGCAAAGGTGTTTTCTCACATGTGAATTTGAGGCACAAGGGCTGATGAAAAATTTAGGAATAATTTGATTGCTTTGAACGCAGTGACTGCCCTCAATAGAGATCTTATTTTGTGATATGATATTTTTAGACACCTTGGCCTCTAATAAGGATTTTTTTCAAGGTTCTCCAGAGATGATCAGTAGTGTTCTCATTGGAGATCTTCCTATTG
Above is a window of Portunus trituberculatus isolate SZX2019 chromosome 43, ASM1759143v1, whole genome shotgun sequence DNA encoding:
- the LOC123518406 gene encoding uncharacterized protein LOC123518406, which gives rise to MIECGPELASCSQLTDVMSLNSYPVNTYLRLLVADTTLACKLEKALWGQLVFHEIEIINNKFQALDNRAFQPFGATLTALNLEGNKLQNVYFSTLSDTPLLKFLTLSHNEVEFLPAYSTITLPVLETFDASYNKIKTIRAETFAGMPKLQKIDLSNNAITKVYERAFAFPKHDASGLVVDLSNNAITSIEAGMLEGVRVCSFDLRNNYLISLPEAVYRPIIDFTAASAVFWTKNNPFDCDSRFCWIATNQTVSETFNTVLCDNLGNRTVEAITPDCLIPSNITTPRYSRSLGHPLRPVSFRKSQVSTAVRNLRRPSLWCPYNYGSEETSVSDQTSIMLLIKNKLKVMHVLSAVFVVVCVVQGCQGASLPQSPTTLFRHVFPAPDTPEPGDLATHPHLKTNDYIALEKYLRTIIKEKEMKYQTASASNTKISSNKPEKGRARVPVPVSLADTKPSDVSCSPKDLSLWEAEGKARNRLHLSRYLKPTTSQSIPEVLPAGLPCKDHRRHVPNIATAPPDVCDLCPDENGKNPLDPCTCVGIGGTSAGQISISCPSTIYSLDQIRDIFNNTNFLVTHVFQFTLQGSRVDGALTRDIWGNLDFKYVSINDNKITDVDNGAFIGSKQTLISLNLANNEIKSFIALYNDLPNLLYLNLRGNNISLIFSEDYKYPSLTELDLSGNQITSIGTKSFAGLKKLKKLDMSSNDLTSIGDERFIFIDHNYSDVLTIDLSHNKISVISDKAFLGVRNVVIDFRFNQLNTLKEDIFYPIIRDSLYYAYFSFSDNPMVCDCRMLWVLQDCKALACFDNFLCTNNNKHLYSLSVADLGNCSLSSGMDNP